A section of the Ogataea parapolymorpha DL-1 chromosome II, whole genome shotgun sequence genome encodes:
- a CDS encoding Quinone oxidoreductase, with amino-acid sequence MSLLVDRRTKDTFALGKPISSSKQHQTAVAIVGYDEPLTVLTEYPKPRITHPHELIIKNKSIGINPVDWKCHQFRFGIYHFPWINGRESSGIVEDAGEEVREFEKGSKVFIVSTMYRDNRTSTFQEYVAMDSRLVWKLPESIGFSQGAGIGVGLVTATVILLDSFRLSLAENSQHGKTLLIWGGATVVGLYLTQLAKYLGFKVIGIASLQNQAYLQELGAHTVIDRNLPVGQIIDKVSKATTHVDFGVDCASRESTEKLVQILSEVNGKSLKAKYASIVSSHEPASDLVEKREVRIKRFHEDIEFGHQIVRETSKLFENGKIKAVRTKVFRGGIWSVIDALNLLKSKGAQAERYIVELDN; translated from the coding sequence ATGAGCTTGTTAGTTGATAGACGGACCAAAGACACCTTTGCTTTGGGGAAACCTATAAGTAGCAGTAAGCAGCATCAGACTGCGGTTGCGATTGTTGGATATGATGAGCCACTAACGGTACTCACTGAGTACCCAAAACCCAGAATAACGCATCCACATGAGCTtatcatcaagaacaagtcTATCGGAATTAATCCTGTTGACTGGAAGTGCCACCAATTCAGGTTTGGGATTTATCATTTTCCCTGGATTAACGGCAGAGAAAGCAGTGGTATAGTTGAAGATGCTGGGGAAGAGGTCAgagagtttgaaaaagGTTCAAAGGTGTTCATTGTCAGTACAATGTATCGTGATAATAGAACCAGTACATTTCAGGAGTATGTTGCAATGGACTCGCGTCTTGTTTGGAAACTTCCAGAGAGTATAGGATTCAGCCAAGGTGCTGGTATAGGGGTGGGACTGGTAACTGCCACGGTGATTTTATTGGACTCTTTTAGACTTAGTTTGGCTGAGAACTCTCAGCATGGAAAAACGCTGCTTATATGGGGCGGAGCGACTGTCGTGGGTTTATATCTGACTCAGCTTGCGAAATATCTTGGATTTAAAGTGATTGGTATTGCGAGtctgcaaaatcaagcCTATTTGCAAGAGCTGGGAGCTCATACAGTGATAGATAGAAACTTGCCAGTTGGGCAAATTATTGACAAAGTTTCGAAAGCGACTACTCATGTGGACTTTGGGGTTGATTGTGCTTCAAGGGAAAGCACCGAAAAGCTCGTTCAAATATTATCAGAAGTCAACGGCAAGAGCTTAAAAGCTAAGTATGCTTCCATTGTTTCATCTCACGAACCGGCATCAGATCTGGTTGAAAAACGAGAAGTGAGAATAAAAAGATTCCATGAGGACATTGAATTTGGCCATCAGATTGTGAGAGAGACATCAAAACTTTTTGAAAACGGTAAAATCAAGGCCGTCAGGACTAAGGTGTTCAGAGGTGGTATATGGTCAGTTATTGATGCTCTCAATCTTTTGAAAAGCAAGGGTGCCCAAGCAGAGCGTTATATtgtcgagctggacaacTGA